The Primulina eburnea isolate SZY01 chromosome 13, ASM2296580v1, whole genome shotgun sequence genome includes a region encoding these proteins:
- the LOC140810422 gene encoding uncharacterized protein: MRGTYRCFICKQEGHKAADCPRNKGPTTGRAYVMHAEEAEAEPDSTLITGNFGLTADKESLLFNNIRRDGIITVAMDSGFRVSIPSGDQMFTSRIVRGLELRLQQKAVRADLIVLPLPEFDIILGMDWLSSHGAVIDFRQRSVSVRPPSGKPFVFEAARHQQFPHVISCMCARKLIKRGCQAFLASIVSVSEPVSQRLEDVDVVSEFSSVFPDDVSGIPPDREVEFSIELMPGTVPISKAPYRLAPAEMKELKGQIQDLLDKGFVRPSFSPWGAPVLFVKKKDGSMRLCIDYRELNRSREEHSHHLRTVLQTLQDRRLYAKFSKCYYRKFIQGFSSIAVPMTALTKKNAKFVWGPECQESFDRLKQALTTAPVLAMPSGQGEFVVYTDASKLGLGAVLMQQDRVIAYASRQLKANVVADALSRKHAVIAHLSVQRSLQAEIQRIRAGKNSDEQLQKWRQRDETKGQRLYAVVDGIVRYRDRLWVPDSDSLRADILSEAHSTPYSIHPGSTKMYKDLQSLYWWPGMKRDILRYQASIGMAPYEALYGRKCRSPVYWDEVGERAELGPDMVRQTAELVAKIRDRMKTAQSRQKSYADQRRRDLEFAVGDHVFVKVAPMKGVMRVALPPNLLGVHNVFHVSMLRKYMSNPSHVLNYEPLQLTPHLSFEERPTQILDRQEKRLRNKELYMKTCMFHCLSHVFFLSTDFLVRGAAFLEYLEVAGGVKSLV, encoded by the exons ATGCGAGGCACCTACAGGTGCTTCATATGCAAACAAGAGGGGCATAAGGCTGCAGATTGCCCTCGGAACAAGGGTCCCACCACCGGCAGAGCATATGTGATGCACGCCGAGGAGGCTGAGGCGGAGCCCGACTCTACGCTGATCACTG GGAATTTTGGCTTAACTGCCGATAAGGAATCcttattgttcaacaatattaGACGTGATG GGATCATAACAGTAGCGATGGATTCAGGATTCAGGGTATCGATTCCATCCGGGGATCAGATGTTCACATCCCGAATAGTGCGAGGATTAGAGCTCAGGTTACAGCAGAAAGCAGTACGGGCAGATCTTATAGTACTACCgctgccagagtttgacatcatacTAGGCATGGACTGGCTCTCTTCTCATGGAGCAGTCATAGATTTCCGCCAGAGGTCGGTGTCTGTTAGACCTCCTAGTGGGAAGCCGTTTGTATTTGAGGCAGCTAGACATCAGCAGTTCCCGCACGTCATTTCCTGCatgtgtgcgaggaagcttattaagagAGGATGCCAGGCATTCTTAGCCAGCATAGTATCAGTGTCGGAGCCAGTCAGTCAGAGGCTGGAGGATGTAGATGTGGTCAGCGAGTTCTCGAGCGTGTTCCCTGACGATGTTTCAGGCATTCCACCAGACCGAGAGGTGGAATTCTCTATTGAGCTCATGCCAGGGACAGTGCCGATATCTAAGGCACCCTACCGATTAGCGCCTGCAGAGATGAAAGAGCTCAAGGGTCAGATTCAGGATCTGCTGGACAAGGGTTTCGTTCGCCCTAGTTTTTCCccttggggcgcgccagtgctatttgttaagaagaaggatggcagcATGCGTCTGTGCATTGACTACCGAGAgctgaacagg AGCAGGGAGGAGCACAGTCATCATCTGAGGACAGTATTGCAGACTCTACAGGATAGACGACTGTATGccaagttcagcaagt gttattacaggaagttcatcCAGGGCTTCTCTTCTATTGCGGTGCCTATGACCGCTTTGACGAAGAAGAACGCCAAGTTTGTTTGGGGACCAGAGTGTCAGGAGAGCTTTGATAGACTGAAGCAGGCCTTGACCACCGCACCAGTATtagctatgccatcagggcaggGAGAGTTTGTAGTATATACAGATGCATCGAAgcttggtttgggcgcagttctgatgcagcaggACAGAGTGATAGCCTATGCGTCCAGACAgctgaag gctaatgtggtCGCAGACGCTCTGAGCAGGAAGCACGCAGTGATTGCCCATCTGTCAGTGCAGAGATCGCTGCAggctgagattcagag AATCCGAGCAGGGAAGAATTCTGATGAGCAGCTACAGAAGTGGAGACAGAGAGACGAGACTAAAGGCCAGAGACTGTACGCAGTTGTGGATGGCATAGTCAGATATAGGGACCGCCTATGGGTTCCTGATAGTGATTCTCTTCGAGCAGATATCCTGAGTGAGGCCCACAGCACTCCGTATTCcatccatccagggagtacgaagatgtataaggatctgcAGTCACTGTACTGGTGGCCGGGCATGAAGAGGGATATCCTGCG ttatcaggcATCGATAGGgatggctccatacgaggcactttacgggaggaagtgtaggtcgccagTTTACTGGGATGAGGTAGGTGAGCGAGCAGAGTTGGGACCAGATATGGTCAGACAGACGGCAGAGTTAGTGGCCAAGATTAGGGACCGGATGAAGACTGCacagagccgtcagaagagttatgctgatcagAGACGACGAGATCTAGAGTTCGCAGTAGGGGATCATGTTTTCGTGAAAGTAGCaccgatgaagggtgtgatgag AGTTGCGTTACCGCCGAATCTGTTGGGAGTTCATaacgtgttccacgtctccatgctgcgaaagtacatgtcgaatccttcaCATGTGCTTAACTATGAGCCACTTCAGCTGACACCGCACTTATCATTTGAGGAGAGACCTACGCAGATTCTGGACAGACAGGAAAAGAGACTCCGAAATAAG GAACTTTACATGAAAACTTGCATGTTTCATTGTCTTTCTCACGTTTTCTTTCTTTCTACTGATTTCCTGGTGCGAGGGGCCGCGTTTCTTGAGTACCTAGAGGTTGCTGGTGGTGTCAAGTCGCTGGTATAA
- the LOC140808616 gene encoding LOW QUALITY PROTEIN: probable inactive receptor kinase At5g10020 (The sequence of the model RefSeq protein was modified relative to this genomic sequence to represent the inferred CDS: inserted 1 base in 1 codon; deleted 1 base in 1 codon) — protein MQFICFVVLLLVELSVGESEIDSLLEXQKGIQSDPSGKALASWDPKSLESDGCPKDWYGIFCSNGSVTSITLNDLGLVGELQFSAISGLKKLQNLSISNNQLSGTLTKEIGLLQSLQSLDLSRNLFTGSVPTQFTTLKTLVLANVSFNRMGGEIPSGFASLELLKYLDFRCNGFVGDLMAILGQLDSALHVDLSSNMFSGTLDLGLGNPDFISSIQYLNISHNNLTGELFPHDGIPYFDSLEVFDATDNHFVGNVPSFSFVVSLRVLKIRNNQLSGSMPQGLLQESSMMLSELDLSHNHLEGPIGSITSENLRTLNLSYNRLSGPLPTRVGHCAIIDLSHNMFSGDLSRIQNWGNYIEVIDLSSNELTGLLPNQTSQFLRLASIKISNNSLGGVLPPVLGTYPELEVIDFSVNQLSGSLLPTLFNSTKLTEINLSLNKFSGMIPTDATSSQNYSLIALNLSYNELTGSLPPELGRFHLMENLDLSNNDLEGGIPDDLPDTMKEFNVSYNNLSGIVPGRLQKFPSSSFHPGNYLLILPNEASSAKGDGNLSLRRHGSHMKSATRKAIIVGVVGGASILVIVVLVIFCRVHQERVNTTSTETGGEKVGAESGHQHRDVSSAVDERKDRDFQESTRKTEVVPCPVSITQSANTSPTVLCHQPENSNSLKVCSPGKLAGDLHLYGNSMKFTAEELSAAPAEAVGMSCHGTLYKAVLASGHLLAVKLLKEGIAKGRKEFAREAKKLGNIRHPNLVSLQGFYWGPKEHEKLIITKYIDAPCLALYIHGTDPRTLPPLSLGKRLKIAIDIARCLTYLHNESAIPHGNLKSTNILIEIPTTNTLLTDYSLHRLLTSVGTAEQVLNAGALGYRPPEFANMNKPCPSLMSDVYAFGIILLELLTGRRSADIIPGNPEVVDLSEWVKLMAEDNRENECFDAEVLGTQGVESVPKGLTSMLQIALKCILPAAERPDMKMVFEDLSSVAL, from the exons ATGCAGTTCATTTGTTTTGTAGTACTGTTATTGGTAGAATTATCGGTTGGAGAATCGGAAATAGATTCATTATTGG GTCAAAAAGGAATTCAGAGTGATCCTTCAGGGAAAGCTCTTGCTTCATGGGATCCCAAGTCTTTAGAATCTGATGGTTGCCCCAAGGATTGGTACGGCATTTTTTGCAGTAATGGCAGTGTGACCTCAATCACACTGAATGATTTAGGATTAGTCGGAGAACTCCAATTTTCTGCTATTTCTGGGCTCAAAAAACTTCAGAACTTAAGTATTTCCAATAACCAGTTGAGTGGCACTCTGACAAAAGAAATTGGCTTGCTTCAATCTCTGCAAAGTTTGGATCTTTCACGCAATTTGTTTACAGGTTCAGTCCCTACTCAATTTACAACCTTAAAAACCCTGGTACTTGCTAATGTTTCATTTAACAGAATGGGAGGAGAAATTCCatctggttttgctagtctggAGCTTCTAAAGTACTTGGACTTCCGCTGCAATGGTTTTGTAGGAGATTTAATGGCCATTTTAGGACAACTAGATTCCGCGTTGCATGTTGATTTGAGCAGCAATATGTTTTCGGGAACTTTGGACTTAGGATTAGGAAATCCGGATTTTATTTCGTCTATTCAGTATCTGAATATTAGCCATAATAACTTGACTGGAGAACTCTTCCCTCACGATGGAATACCATATTTTGACAGTCTGGAGGTGTTTGATGCCACTGATAATCATTTTGTCGGAAATGTCCCATCTTTTAGTTTTGTGGTATCTCTTAGAGTTCTTAAAATTAGAAACAATCAGTTATCAGGTTCCATGCCGCAAGGCCTTTTGCAAGAGAGCTCGATGATGTTGTCTGAGTTAGATCTAAGCCACAATCATCTTGAAG GTCCaatcggaagtataacttctgaGAATCTGAGGACactaaatttatcatataacaGGCTTTCCGGCCCCTTACCTACACGAGTCGGTCACTGTGCAATAATAGATCTTAGTCACAATATGTTCTCAGGAGATTTGTCAAGAATTCAGAATTGGGGAAATTATATTGAAGTAATCGACTTGAGCTCAAACGAATTAACTGGATTATTACCAAACCAAACATCTCAATTCTTGAGGCTTGCATCAATAAAGATTTCCAACAACTCACTAGGCGGAGTTCTTCCACCTGTTCTTGGAACATATCCGGAGTTGGAAGTTATTGATTTTAGCGTAAATCAACTGAGTGGTTCCCTTCTTCCTACCCTTTTTAACTCCACAAAATTGACTGAAATTAACCTGTCTTTGAACAAATTTTCTGGCATGATACCCACCGATGCAACCAGCTCACAAAACTACAGCCTGATAGCTCTCAATCTTTCGTACAATGAACTTACGGGTTCATTGCCCCCTGAACTGGGTAGATTTCATCTCATGGAAAACCTTGACCTATCTAACAACGATCTTGAGGGTGGTATCCCTGATGATCTTCCTGACACGATGAAAGAATTTAATGTATCATACAATAATCTATCTGGGATTGTTCCTGGAAGGTTACAGAAGTTCCCTTCTTCGTCTTTTCATCCTGGAAATTACTTGCTGATACTCCCGAACGAGGCATCTTCAGCGAAAGGCGATGGCAATTTAAGCTTGAGGAGGCATGGTTCTCACATGAAATCTGCAACCCGA AAGGCCATTATTGTTGGTGTGGTCGGTGGTGCATCCATTTTAGTGATAGTGGTTTTAGTTATCTTCTGCAGAGTTCATCAAGAAAGAGTTAATACAACCTCCACAGAAACTGGTGGCGAAAAAG TGGGTGCAGAATCTGGCCATCAGCACAGGGATGTCTCTTCAGCAGTTGACGAAAGGAAAGACCGCGACTTTCAAGAATCAACAAGAAAAACTGAAGTGGTTCCTTGTCCTGTATCCATCACCCAGTCTGCTAACACATCACCTACAGTGCTTTGTCACCAACCTGAAAATTCAAATTCTCTAAAGGTTTGCTCACCAGGAAAACTGGCTGGAGATCTACATCTTTATGGTAACTCCATGAAATTTACTGCAGAAGAACTGTCAGCTGCGCCTGCAGAAGCGGTTGGTATGAGTTGCCATGGAACGCTGTATAAGGCTGTGCTTGCTTCAGGTCACTTGCTGGCAGTAAAATTGCTAAAAGAAGGGATTGCGAAAGGGAGAAAGGAATTCGCAAGAGAGGCAAAGAAACTAGGAAATATTCGACACCCCAATTTAGTTTCTCTTCAAGGATTTTATTGGGGTCCCAAGGAGCATGAGAAACTGATCATAACTAAGTATATCGACGCGCCATGTTTGGCACTCTATATTCATG GGACAGATCCAAGAACGCTTCCTCCTTTGTCGCTTGGGAAAAGGCTCAAAATCGCTATTGATATCGCTCGATGCCTCACTTATCTACACAATGAAAGTGCCATACCTCATGGAAATCTGAAATCAACTAATATCTTGATCGAAATTCCCACCACAAATACACTTTTAACAGATTACAGTCTCCACCGATTATTAACGTCAGTAGGTACGGCCGAGCAAGTGCTGAATGCAGGTGCTCTTGGCTACCGGCCACCTGAATTTGCGAACATGAACAAACCTTGCCCATCCCTCATGAGCGACGTTTATGCTTTTGGCATCATTTTGCTGGAACTTTTGACCGGAAGAAGATCTGCTGATATCATCCCAGGGAATCCTGAAGTTGTGGATTTGTCAGAATGGGTGAAGCTAATGGCTGAAGACAACCGTGAAAATGAATGCTTTGATGCAGAGGTTTTGGGGACACAGGGCGTGGAAAGTGTCCCAAAGGGCCTAACTTCAATGCTTCAGATTGCTCTGAAGTGTATCCTTCCGGCAGCTGAACGGCCGGACATGAAAATGGTTTTTGAAGATCTTTCTTCTGTAGCTCTGTGA
- the LOC140808829 gene encoding protein ETHYLENE INSENSITIVE 3-like, translating into MMMFEDMGFCGDLEFYSSAPIKGVGLFHPQSAEPEPEPETEQGVEDDYTDEEMDVDELERRMWRDKLRLKRLKEMNKGKEGVDSEKQRQSQEQARRKKMSRAQDGILKYMLKMMEVCKAQGFVYGIIPEKGKPVSGASDNLREWWKDRVRFDRNGPAAIAKYKAENAIPGKDEGSSLFGPTPHTLQELQDTTLGSLLSALMQHCDPPQRRFPLEKGVPPPWWPSGKEEWWVLLGLPKDNGPPPYKKPHDLKKAWKVAVLTAVIKHMFPDIAKIRNLVRQSKCLQDKMTAKESATWLAIINQEEALARELYPDRCLPLSSSGGSGTFVMNDGSEYDVEGADDESNFEMQEQKPNPVILNIPMESFQDRLTVQVQQQAHAIKDELITSFDFSRKRKPCNELDIMMDHKIFTCEFLGCPNSELRHGFQDRTSRDNHQFSCPYKHSPEFAVSNFNVNEVKPVVFSQSFVQPKPSATPVNPSPHPFDLSGLGVPEDGQRTINDLMSFYDTNVQGNKNSKCQQGYIHGQSMMLENNMFENNKLPSNPSIFGPQDRFDQCKITTSPFTSNTPENFQLMFGSPFSTPTVDYTDHFHGVPSTNLSKPDLAIWF; encoded by the coding sequence ATGATGATGTTCGAAGATATGGGATTTTGTGGCGATCTTGAATTCTACTCTTCCGCTCCTATCAAGGGAGTAGGTCTCTTTCACCCGCAATCTGCTGAGCCAGAGCCAGAACCAGAAACTGAGCAAGGCGTGGAGGATGACTACACGGATGAAGAGATGGATGTGGATGAACTGGAGAGGAGGATGTGGAGGGATAAATTAAGGCTAAAAAGGCTCAAGGAAATGAACAAGGGGAAAGAAGGTGTAGATTCTGAAAAACAGCGGCAATCGCAAGAGCAGGCGAGGAGGAAGAAGATGTCCAGGGCGCAAGATGGGATCTTGAAATACATGTTAAAGATGATGGAAGTTTGCAAAGCTCAAGGTTTCGTCTATGGGATTATACCAGAGAAAGGAAAGCCTGTGAGTGGTGCCTCTGATAATCTCAGAGAGTGGTGGAAGGATAGAGTCAGATTTGACCGTAATGGGCCAGCCGCTATAGCGAAATATAAGGCAGAAAATGCGATCCCCGGAAAGGACGAAGGCTCAAGTCTTTTTGGCCCTACTCCACACACCTTGCAGGAGCTCCAAGATACAACCCTCGGCTCGCTGTTGTCTGCTTTGATGCAGCACTGTGATCCGCCGCAGAGACGGTTTCCATTGGAGAAAGGTGTGCCACCTCCTTGGTGGCCTAGTGGGAAGGAGGAATGGTGGGTACTGTTAGGTTTGCCCAAGGATAATGGCCCTCCTCCATATAAGAAGCCTCATGATCTGAAGAAGGCCTGGAAGGTGGCCGTTTTAACGGCAGTAATCAAGCATATGTTTCCAGATATCGCGAAGATTCGGAATCTTGTAAGGCAGTCAAAATGCTTGCAAGACAAGATGACGGCCAAAGAGAGCGCAACTTGGCTAGCTATAATCAACCAGGAGGAAGCTTTGGCCAGAGAACTTTACCCGGATCGCTGTCTGCCATTATCTTCGTCTGGTGGCAGTGGGACGTTTGTTATGAACGATGGTAGTGAGTATGATGTCGAAGGAGCCGACGATGAGTCTAACTTTGAGATGCAAGAGCAAAAGCCGAATCCTGTTATCTTGAATATACCGATGGAGAGTTTCCAAGATCGTCTAACAGTTCAAGTTCAACAACAAGCTCATGCAATCAAAGACGAGTTGATCACGAGTTTTGATTTCTCCAGGAAGAGAAAACCATGCAATGAACTTGACATCATGATGGATCATAAGATATTCACGTGTGAGTTTCTTGGGTGCCCAAATAGCGAACTGCGCCATGGTTTTCAGGACAGAACTTCGAGGGACAACCACCAATTTTCTTGCCCTTACAAACATTCTCCAGAATTTGCGGTGTCAAACTTCAACGTGAATGAAGTGAAACCAGTCGTCTTTTCACAATCTTTTGTCCAGCCAAAGCCGTCTGCAACCCCTGTCAATCCCAGCCCACATCCCTTTGATCTCTCAGGACTCGGAGTTCCAGAAGACGGGCAAAGGACAATCAACGATCTCATGTCTTTCTATGATACTAATGTCCAAGGAAACAAGAACTCGAAGTGTCAACAAGGCTACATTCATGGTCAATCAATGATGTTGGAAAATAACATGTTCGAAAACAATAAGTTGCCTTCAAATCCATCAATATTTGGTCCACAAGACCGATTCGACCAGTGCAAGATTACAACTTCCCCTTTCACCTCCAACACACCAGAAAATTTCCAACTAATGTTCGGTTCTCCTTTCAGTACCCCAACCGTTGATTACACAGATCATTTTCACGGAGTTCCAAGTACCAATCTCTCTAAGCCGGACCTTGCAATATGGTTCTAA
- the LOC140809419 gene encoding uncharacterized protein has protein sequence MNALHGGESALMSLEKLSLLLGYSSSDRTSDRIPSSWTWCSSTSAVRNLITSNGRFGCIVLCLHIFANYFAIPDLDEYRDLDQNQNSDSREEGKYPRKGHTLINQAFAVCVRKVLDVYNAALNTLSASVSLRRMSKKNDGGCLTRVSHSEITLLEVYLHTRGITTQMEALGNICNVNHLAVGFPVSSLDKANSELRMSYRVEQHKGDVLCFSILTDTRQEIFLVIHLTTLAIYCQAQDKSFCIYFAAICSITTIPSILVQVEDMSDLESVHMLYLTESLHICFLSNETQSTAKIIQKILQCSMDYRSCLTGRIWEGRSFDEKSSNRFS, from the exons ATGAATGCTCTTCACGGTGGGGAGTCGGCTTTGATGTCCCTCGAGAAACTCTCTTTGTTACTTGGTTACAGTTCAAGCGACAGAACTTCTGATAGAATCCCAAGTTCGTGGACCTGGTGTTCCAGTACATCTGCTGTAAGGAACCTAATTACCTCTAATGGGAGATTTGGCTGCATAGTTTTATGTCTTCATATTTTTGCCAATTATTTTGCAATCCCTGATTTGGACGAATACAGAGATCTTGATCAAAATCAAAACAGCGATTCTCGTGAAGAAGGAAAATACCCTCGGAAAGGACACACTCTTATCAATCAGGCATTTGCTGTTTGTGTTCGAAAGGTTTTAGATGTTTATAATGCTGCACTCAATACATTATCTGCATCTGTTAGTTTAAGGCGTATGTCAAAGAAAAATGATGGGGGATGTCTTACCAGGGTCTCGCATTCTGAAATTACCCTATTGGAGGTTTACCTTCATACCAGGGGAATCACAACTCAGATGGAAGCCCTTGGAAACATCTGCAATGTTAATCATCTCGCTGTCGGTTTTCCTGTGTCATCTTTGGATAAAGCGAACTCAGAGTTGAGAATG AGTTATCGTGTGGAACAACACAAAGGAGATGTGCTCTGCTTTTCAATCTTAACTGATACCAG GCAGGAAATCTTCTTGGTTATTCATCTCACCACCTTGGCAATTTATTGTCAA GCACAAGATAAATCATTTTGTATCTACTTTGCAGCAATATGTTCAATCACAACTATCCCAAGTATCCTGGTGCAG GTTGAAGATATGTCAGATCTGGAATCGGTGCATATGCTGTATTTGACTGAGTCACTGCACAT atgttttttaTCCAATGAAACACAGTCTACTGCTAAAATTATCCAGAAAATATTGCAATGTTCAATGGATTACCGGTCTTGCTTGACTGGACGAATTTGGGAGGGCAGATCTTTTGATGAAAAATCGAGCAATAGATTTTCTTAA